One region of Mus musculus strain C57BL/6J chromosome 3, GRCm38.p6 C57BL/6J genomic DNA includes:
- the Riiad1 gene encoding RIIa domain-containing protein 1 isoform X1, producing MECSASAPEGREEAWISFGKHNNRVCLMETRGHGIVGPDPGTLNPEQLEQLRDFKIQTRIANEKYLRTHKEVSLLISGFFREMFLKRPDNILEFAAHYFTDPRLPSRIHMQLIKEKKGT from the exons ATGGAATGCTCGGCTTCTGCgccagagggaagagaagaagccTGGATTTCTTTCGGCAAGCACA ACAACCGAGTGTGCTTGATGGAGACCAGAGGCCATGGGATAGTGGGGCCGGATCCCGGAACGCTGAACCCGGAGCAACTGGAGCAGTTGCGAGATTTCAAG ATCCAGACTCGGATCGCAAATGAAAAGTACTTGAGAACCCACAAAGAGGTGTCTCTGCTCATCAGCGGCTTCTTCAG AGAAATGTTTCTGAAAAGACCGGACAACATTCTTGAATTTGCTGCAC ACTATTTCACGGATCCAAGACTTCCCAGCAGAATTCACATGCAGCTaattaaagagaagaaaggaacctAA